Below is a genomic region from Leifsonia sp. Root112D2.
GCATCCGGACCGGCGGCCGACGACCGGCTGCCGCGCATCGTCTGGCCCGAGGGTCTGGAGATGTCGGCGCGCGAGATGGCCGGCGAGGTGCAGACTCCCGTGAGCGGGGCATCCGCTGTCAGCATGCGCGTGGGCGATCGTGTCTGGCTTCGGCACACGAAGTCGGGTGAGCTCAGCGAACATGTCAACGAGTTCCACCTGGTCGACGGCGATGTCATCGTGGATGTGCTGCCGACCTATCGCGGGGAGGGGATGGCGTTCCTGTGACGGCAACCGGGGGAGTGTGGCGCAACTGGGGGCGCAGCGAGAAGGTTCGGCCGCGACGCGTCGAACGACCCACGAGCGTCGGCGCGGTGCAGCGGGCCGTGTTGGCGGCGGCCGCGCAGGGCCTCAGCATCAAGGCGGTCGGTGCCGGGCACAGTTTCACGGGCATTGCCGTTGCCCCGGGTGTGCTGCTCGATCTCGACGGCCTGAGCGGACTCATCGCCGTTGATGCGCCGCGGCGACGCGTCACCCTGGCCGCGGGCACGCGGCTCTTTGCGCTTCCGGCGTTGTTGCGGCCGTACGGTCTGGCCCTGGAGAACATGGGCGACATCGACAGGCAGAGCATCGCCGGGGCGACGTCGACCGGCACCCACGGCACGGGCGGTTCGTTCGGCGGTCTCGCGACGCAGATTGTCGGGGCGACGTTGGTGACGGCATCCGGCGAACTGCTGCGGGTCAGCGAGAGCGAGAACGCCGAGCTTCTACCGGCCGTGCGCCTGGGGTTGGGTGCCCTGGGCATCCTGGTGGAGCTGACGCTGCAGTGCGTGCCCGCGTTCGTGCTGCACGCCGTGGAGAGACCCGAGCCGCTTGAGGCGGTCATCGACAGCTATCTGCACCGTTCGGCGGCCGAGGACCACTTCGAGTTCTACTGGTTTCCACACACCGAGACGGCGCTCACGAAGACCAACACGCGTCTTGCCGGCGATGCGCCCCGGCAGCCCCTCGGGGCCGTCGGTCGCTGGGTGGACGACGAGCTTCTCGCCAACGGCCTGTATCGGGGCGTGTGCAGCCTCGGCGTTGTCGCGCCCGGCATCGTGCCGCCGTTCAACCGGCTGGCACAGAGGCTGACAGGCAACCGCGAATTTTCGGATGCCTCCCATCGCGTGTTCGTCACCAACCGCACCGTGCGCTTTCGGGAGATGGAGTACGCGCTGCCTCGTGAAGCGGTGCCCGACGCCTTGCGCGCGGTGAAGGCGCTCATCTCCACGCGTGGCTGGCGCATCTCCTTCCCGGTGGAGGTGCGCTCCGCTGCAGCGGACGAGAACTGGCTGTCGACCGCGTATTCTCGGCCCAGCGGCTACATCGCGGTGCACCGCTACTTTCGGGAGAATCCCGGGGACTATTTTCACGCGGTCGAGGAGATCATGATGGCGCACGACGGCAGGCCGCACTGGGGCAAGATGCACTACCGTGACGCAGTGTCGCTGCGTGCCGCCTACCCGCGTTTCGACGACTTCGTCGCCGTGCGCGACAGGCTCGACCCCGAGCGGCGCTTCGCGAACCCATACCTCGAGCGGGTGCTCGGGGCATGAGTGCGCGCGACAGCCAGTGGAGGCATCGGCCCGAGGAACTCGCAGCGTTCTTGCCCGAGGGCTTCAGTGTGGGAGCGGCGACGGCCGCATTCCAGATCGAGGGGGCCGTTCGGGAGGGCGGGCGCGGAGCATCCGTCTGGGACGAGTTCA
It encodes:
- a CDS encoding D-arabinono-1,4-lactone oxidase, with the translated sequence MTATGGVWRNWGRSEKVRPRRVERPTSVGAVQRAVLAAAAQGLSIKAVGAGHSFTGIAVAPGVLLDLDGLSGLIAVDAPRRRVTLAAGTRLFALPALLRPYGLALENMGDIDRQSIAGATSTGTHGTGGSFGGLATQIVGATLVTASGELLRVSESENAELLPAVRLGLGALGILVELTLQCVPAFVLHAVERPEPLEAVIDSYLHRSAAEDHFEFYWFPHTETALTKTNTRLAGDAPRQPLGAVGRWVDDELLANGLYRGVCSLGVVAPGIVPPFNRLAQRLTGNREFSDASHRVFVTNRTVRFREMEYALPREAVPDALRAVKALISTRGWRISFPVEVRSAAADENWLSTAYSRPSGYIAVHRYFRENPGDYFHAVEEIMMAHDGRPHWGKMHYRDAVSLRAAYPRFDDFVAVRDRLDPERRFANPYLERVLGA